A stretch of Acidobacteriota bacterium DNA encodes these proteins:
- a CDS encoding cation:proton antiporter, with amino-acid sequence MSLAFVNPLSQLLLQLVTVLIAARLTGLLFARLGQSAVIGEIAAGILLGPSLLGWLAPGVFQTLFPASSLGTLQLLSQIGVCLFLFVVGMTVDVGHLRQKAPAALVVSHASIVVPALCGALLSPWLFPTLRGPDATLTSFTVFMAISMSITAFPVLARILDERGLSATPLGAMALTCAAVGDVTAWTMLAGIVAVTQEGAWTGSIVTLVRVAIFAIVMLVGVRRLLPRLMGSSVQPDAALGPNVLVGALALMLASALTTELIGIHALFGAFLAGVVMPRHGTLRQQVIVRIEDFSAVFLLPLFFVVTGLRTSITLINDLQAWGICAAIILVATAGKLGGTYVAARWTGMTRPDALALGALMNTRGLMELIALNIGYDLGILSPRIFAMLVIMALVTTTLTGPLLTWSKRWR; translated from the coding sequence ATGTCACTCGCCTTCGTGAATCCCCTCAGCCAGCTCCTGCTCCAACTAGTCACGGTCCTCATCGCCGCGCGGCTGACTGGATTGCTGTTTGCGAGACTCGGACAGTCGGCGGTCATCGGCGAAATCGCCGCGGGCATCCTCCTCGGCCCGTCGCTGCTGGGATGGCTGGCACCGGGCGTGTTCCAGACCCTCTTCCCTGCCTCATCGCTCGGTACGCTCCAACTCCTGAGTCAGATCGGCGTCTGTCTCTTCCTGTTTGTCGTGGGCATGACGGTTGATGTGGGCCACCTCAGGCAAAAGGCGCCTGCGGCCCTTGTCGTCAGCCACGCGAGCATTGTCGTTCCCGCCCTGTGTGGCGCGTTGCTCTCACCATGGCTCTTCCCTACCCTGAGGGGCCCCGACGCCACCCTCACATCGTTCACCGTGTTCATGGCCATCTCGATGAGCATCACGGCATTTCCGGTACTCGCCAGAATTCTCGACGAGCGAGGGCTGTCGGCCACACCCCTGGGTGCGATGGCATTGACGTGCGCCGCCGTGGGCGACGTGACGGCATGGACCATGCTTGCGGGCATCGTGGCGGTCACGCAGGAAGGAGCCTGGACGGGATCGATCGTGACCCTGGTTCGGGTCGCGATCTTTGCCATCGTCATGCTCGTCGGGGTGCGGCGCCTGCTGCCCCGGTTAATGGGATCGTCGGTGCAGCCCGACGCGGCCCTGGGGCCGAACGTGCTCGTGGGCGCACTGGCGCTGATGCTTGCGAGCGCGCTGACCACAGAGCTCATCGGCATCCATGCGCTGTTCGGCGCGTTCCTGGCCGGGGTCGTCATGCCCAGACACGGCACGTTGCGGCAGCAGGTAATTGTGCGTATCGAGGATTTCAGCGCGGTCTTTCTGCTGCCCCTCTTTTTCGTCGTGACAGGCCTCCGCACGAGCATCACGCTCATCAACGACCTGCAGGCCTGGGGTATCTGCGCCGCGATCATCCTGGTGGCCACCGCCGGCAAACTCGGCGGCACCTACGTCGCCGCGCGATGGACCGGCATGACACGGCCGGACGCTCTCGCGCTCGGCGCCTTGATGAATACGCGCGGCCTCATGGAACTCATCGCGCTCAACATCGGCTACGACCTGGGCATTCTCTCGCCTCGTATCTTCGCGATGCTCGTGATCATGGCCCTGGTGACCACGACGCTGACCGGACCGCTGCTCACGTGGTCGAAGCGATGGCGGTAA
- a CDS encoding sigma-70 family RNA polymerase sigma factor — translation MSESVTVLLNSWVNGDAGALERLLPLVYPDLHGLAKAYLRRGARPVTLQTTAVVNDLFVKLLVNPPKKLDSRRHFYVLAARVIRMALVDHYRESIAEKRGGERVRVPLHEELAWVDANSADMISFDNALKELEQLDREQAELFSMRFVLGCTSDETAALTGHSKSTVDRRVRWARAWLFKRLNEGGPAPA, via the coding sequence GTGTCTGAGAGCGTGACCGTCCTACTCAACAGCTGGGTCAACGGCGATGCGGGCGCGCTGGAACGGCTCCTGCCGCTCGTGTATCCAGACCTTCACGGCCTCGCAAAAGCGTACCTGCGCCGGGGCGCCCGGCCGGTCACCTTGCAGACGACCGCCGTGGTCAACGACCTGTTCGTGAAACTGCTGGTCAATCCGCCGAAGAAACTGGACAGTCGCCGGCACTTCTATGTGCTGGCGGCCCGGGTCATTCGCATGGCCCTGGTGGACCACTACCGCGAGAGCATTGCCGAAAAGCGCGGCGGAGAACGCGTCCGGGTGCCTCTGCACGAGGAACTCGCCTGGGTGGATGCCAACAGCGCAGACATGATCTCGTTCGACAACGCGCTCAAGGAACTGGAGCAACTGGATCGTGAACAGGCCGAGCTGTTCAGCATGCGTTTTGTCCTCGGCTGCACGTCGGATGAGACCGCGGCCCTGACCGGGCACTCAAAGTCCACGGTCGATCGCCGGGTGCGGTGGGCCCGGGCGTGGCTGTTCAAGCGGCTGAATGAAGGCGGTCCCGCGCCGGCCTGA
- a CDS encoding putative Ig domain-containing protein: MHRPLFRRILIGLALVGAGVAVRAQLPNVQNLLGDAFTGPTTQAPVTSLTNFNTAGYPCLTAEAVPPVGPSTIPNCNLAVPDAAGQGFLRFTDAVQDQASAIVYDTNLPTAQGLTITFKQYQWGGEGISGWGGADGISFFLAAAPPQPTVLGPSGGALGYTSYFGADGLPGGWLGIGLDAFGNFSNTDFESPGVCTIPAWAGAAPNQIVVRGPGFGTEGYCLLSSSIELGANNPVGEFGAQLSGPDRASSERSIQVIIDPALGTYTVNIDPAGGSDFVLATSGPLPSSYYNPETGAVVAGIPPRITFGFAASTGSATDIHEIRSLATTTTNGSVPVLGLTKTNSLTTPPFPGDTFDYFLTPRVDGTVAEALPLTIRVTDTLPAGVTLTEDPTGTDWACTTTSTSEFECAYLASAPIPPGTVLPQILVPVALDSGLAMGATLINTATLVSDDAAISVNASDTVVLAVALSVTTTSLPNGTVGVAYDQWLAAEGGAGGNTWILNGGSLPAGLSLAADGHITGTPTTTGPSPFTVLVQDSSGASAAQPLTIMIAPPPVVVTTSSLPAGAVGTAYSAALDATGGVGGFTWSLDDGSLPGGLSLTPAGGISGTPTAAGTFLFTVRATDSAGAFNAVGLAIDISAPAVTIDTTSLGGATVDAAYSETLSASGGTGTFTWTIESGTLPAGLTLTAAGDIAGTPTTAGQVNFTVRATDGAGSFDTQSLMIDVAGAPVTIDASGLPAGPSGSAALPGGTVGVGYSAALAASGGAGGFTWTLESGSLPAGLTLAPGGGITGTPTAAGLALFTARATDSAGAFATLLLSINVAPPPVTINASGLPAGPSGSAALPGGTVGVAYSAALAATGGVGGFTWTLESGNLPAGLTLAPNGSITGTPTTAGLALFTVRATDSAGAFATLLLSINVAPPPVTIDASGLPAGPSGSAALPGGTVGVAYSAALAATGGAGGFTWTLESGSLPAGLTLAPTGGITGTPTTAGLALFTARATDTAGAFATLVLSINVASAPVTITTASLPGGTVGTGYNTSLAATGGTGGMTWTLDSGALPAGLTLGSGGGITGTPTTAGASSFTVRATDSIGAFATRSLSITVAGVAVTITTPAALPAGRVGVPYTMALNAAGGTAPYAWRLQSGRLPDGLSLSSAGVISGTPTRRDNGIVGFVVRVTATTGGFAERRFSLQVSDLSIRTTSLPAATVGDFFYRGNLDTTGGIGVARWTIESGVFPPGLSLGSFGTITGRPTAAGTFTFVARVTDGAVILTRQYTIVVQPAPLTVTSRLVQVLRPGVPYRFQLTASGGVGALTWSMARGSLPPGGTLSADGVISGTPPDIFGNYIFYVQVTDSLGRTAEGWNYLMIFGGFIGG; the protein is encoded by the coding sequence ATGCATAGACCCCTGTTTCGTCGCATCCTGATTGGTTTGGCCCTGGTCGGCGCCGGCGTCGCCGTGCGCGCCCAACTCCCCAACGTCCAGAATCTGCTCGGGGATGCCTTTACCGGGCCGACGACACAGGCGCCGGTCACCTCCCTGACCAACTTCAACACCGCCGGCTATCCCTGCCTGACGGCCGAGGCCGTACCGCCGGTTGGGCCATCGACGATTCCCAATTGCAACCTCGCCGTGCCCGACGCCGCTGGTCAGGGCTTCCTGAGGTTTACCGACGCCGTCCAGGACCAGGCCTCCGCGATTGTGTATGACACGAACCTGCCCACGGCACAGGGCTTGACCATCACCTTCAAGCAGTATCAGTGGGGCGGTGAGGGTATCAGCGGGTGGGGCGGGGCCGACGGCATCTCATTCTTCCTTGCCGCGGCGCCGCCACAGCCCACGGTGCTCGGCCCCTCGGGCGGCGCGCTCGGCTACACGTCGTATTTCGGGGCCGACGGCCTTCCTGGCGGTTGGCTGGGGATTGGGCTTGACGCGTTTGGCAACTTCTCGAACACCGACTTCGAGTCGCCCGGCGTCTGCACCATTCCAGCCTGGGCGGGCGCCGCGCCAAACCAGATCGTGGTGCGTGGGCCGGGCTTCGGCACCGAGGGCTACTGCCTGCTTTCCAGTTCAATCGAACTCGGCGCCAACAACCCGGTGGGTGAGTTCGGTGCTCAACTCAGCGGACCCGACCGCGCATCGTCGGAGCGGTCGATCCAGGTCATCATCGATCCTGCACTCGGCACGTATACGGTCAATATTGACCCTGCCGGCGGGAGCGATTTCGTCCTCGCGACGAGCGGACCCCTTCCCTCGTCGTACTACAACCCGGAAACGGGCGCCGTGGTGGCCGGAATCCCGCCGCGCATCACATTTGGATTCGCCGCCTCCACCGGGTCGGCTACCGACATTCATGAGATCCGAAGCCTGGCGACCACGACCACCAATGGGTCGGTGCCGGTGCTCGGGCTCACGAAAACGAACTCACTGACAACGCCGCCGTTCCCGGGCGACACCTTTGATTATTTTCTGACGCCCCGAGTGGATGGCACCGTCGCCGAGGCACTGCCGCTTACCATTCGCGTCACCGACACGCTTCCCGCGGGTGTGACCCTGACCGAAGACCCGACCGGCACGGATTGGGCGTGCACGACGACGTCCACTTCGGAGTTTGAGTGCGCCTATCTTGCGTCGGCGCCAATTCCTCCAGGCACGGTGCTCCCCCAAATTCTCGTGCCCGTTGCCCTGGACAGTGGACTGGCCATGGGTGCCACGCTCATCAACACCGCGACGTTGGTCTCGGATGATGCGGCGATCTCGGTCAACGCTTCGGACACGGTGGTGTTGGCCGTGGCCCTCAGCGTGACCACGACCTCGTTGCCCAACGGCACCGTTGGCGTGGCGTACGACCAGTGGCTGGCCGCCGAAGGTGGGGCAGGGGGCAACACGTGGATACTCAACGGCGGCTCTTTGCCGGCGGGCCTCTCGCTCGCTGCAGATGGCCACATTACCGGTACGCCGACGACGACCGGCCCGTCTCCATTCACCGTTCTGGTGCAGGACAGCTCTGGCGCCAGCGCGGCGCAGCCGCTGACGATCATGATCGCGCCTCCGCCAGTGGTGGTGACCACATCTTCGTTGCCGGCCGGAGCGGTGGGCACGGCGTACAGCGCCGCTCTCGACGCCACCGGCGGCGTCGGCGGATTCACGTGGTCGCTTGACGACGGCTCGTTGCCTGGCGGCCTCTCGCTGACTCCGGCAGGCGGAATTTCCGGGACGCCCACGGCGGCGGGGACGTTCCTGTTCACCGTGCGGGCCACCGACAGCGCCGGCGCGTTTAACGCGGTGGGGCTGGCGATTGATATTTCGGCGCCGGCCGTCACCATCGACACGACGTCGCTGGGTGGTGCCACCGTGGACGCGGCGTACAGCGAGACACTCTCCGCCAGCGGCGGCACCGGCACCTTCACGTGGACAATCGAAAGCGGCACGCTTCCCGCGGGCCTCACGCTCACAGCAGCGGGCGACATTGCCGGCACGCCCACGACCGCGGGTCAGGTGAACTTCACCGTGCGGGCGACCGACGGGGCGGGGTCGTTCGACACGCAGTCGTTGATGATCGATGTCGCTGGTGCGCCGGTGACGATTGACGCGAGCGGACTTCCGGCCGGACCGAGTGGGTCGGCGGCGTTGCCGGGAGGCACCGTGGGCGTGGGCTACTCAGCGGCGCTGGCTGCGAGCGGCGGCGCGGGTGGGTTCACGTGGACGCTCGAGTCGGGATCGTTGCCTGCGGGATTGACGCTCGCGCCTGGTGGCGGCATCACGGGAACGCCGACCGCCGCAGGCCTGGCACTCTTCACCGCGCGCGCGACCGACAGTGCAGGTGCGTTCGCGACGTTGCTGTTGTCGATCAATGTCGCACCGCCGCCGGTGACGATCAACGCGAGCGGATTGCCGGCCGGCCCGAGTGGGTCGGCGGCGCTGCCCGGCGGCACCGTTGGGGTGGCGTACAGCGCGGCGTTGGCTGCGACGGGTGGCGTGGGTGGATTCACGTGGACGCTGGAGTCGGGCAACCTGCCGGCGGGGTTGACGCTTGCGCCCAACGGCAGCATCACGGGCACCCCGACGACGGCCGGCCTGGCGCTCTTCACCGTGCGCGCGACCGACAGTGCAGGTGCGTTCGCGACGTTGCTGTTGTCGATCAATGTCGCACCGCCGCCGGTGACGATCGACGCGAGCGGATTGCCGGCCGGCCCGAGTGGGTCGGCGGCGCTGCCCGGCGGCACCGTTGGGGTGGCGTACAGCGCGGCGTTGGCTGCGACGGGTGGTGCGGGTGGGTTCACGTGGACGCTCGAGTCGGGCTCGTTGCCGGCGGGATTGACGCTGGCGCCGACCGGCGGCATCACGGGCACGCCGACGACGGCCGGCCTGGCGCTCTTCACGGCGCGCGCGACGGATACGGCCGGCGCGTTCGCGACGCTGGTGCTGTCGATCAATGTCGCGTCGGCACCCGTCACCATCACGACGGCATCGCTGCCTGGTGGCACCGTGGGAACCGGTTACAACACATCTTTGGCCGCAACGGGTGGAACAGGCGGCATGACTTGGACGCTGGACAGCGGCGCGCTGCCGGCCGGCCTGACGCTTGGCTCTGGAGGGGGCATCACAGGCACGCCGACGACCGCGGGTGCATCAAGCTTCACCGTCCGCGCGACCGACAGCATCGGCGCGTTCGCGACTCGCTCTCTGTCGATCACCGTCGCGGGCGTTGCGGTGACGATCACGACGCCGGCGGCGTTGCCAGCAGGCCGAGTCGGCGTGCCGTACACCATGGCGCTGAATGCGGCCGGCGGCACCGCGCCGTACGCGTGGCGGCTGCAATCGGGTCGCCTGCCCGACGGACTCTCGCTATCCAGCGCGGGCGTGATCTCTGGCACACCAACACGGCGCGACAACGGCATCGTCGGGTTCGTCGTCCGCGTGACCGCAACGACCGGTGGCTTTGCCGAGCGCCGCTTCAGCTTGCAGGTGTCGGATCTGTCGATCCGAACCACGTCCCTGCCAGCCGCCACGGTTGGTGACTTCTTCTACCGCGGGAACCTCGACACCACCGGAGGCATCGGTGTGGCGCGTTGGACGATCGAATCCGGCGTCTTCCCGCCAGGACTCAGCCTGGGATCGTTCGGGACGATCACCGGCCGTCCGACCGCCGCCGGCACATTCACTTTTGTCGCCCGCGTGACCGATGGCGCGGTCATCCTCACACGGCAATACACCATCGTCGTTCAGCCGGCGCCATTGACCGTCACGAGTCGACTCGTGCAGGTGCTCAGGCCCGGAGTGCCTTATCGCTTCCAGCTGACGGCATCTGGAGGTGTCGGAGCCCTGACGTGGTCGATGGCCCGTGGATCGCTGCCCCCGGGGGGCACCCTGTCAGCCGACGGAGTCATCTCGGGCACTCCACCGGACATTTTTGGCAACTATATTTTTTACGTGCAGGTTACCGACTCACTTGGCCGGACCGCAGAAGGTTGGAACTACCTGATGATTTTTGGCGGCTTTATCGGCGGGTGA
- a CDS encoding endonuclease/exonuclease/phosphatase family protein yields the protein MYNPSVHLIACGVVLAAICASAAGVGLTPQSATSLRVVSYNIKHGRGNDNAVDLMRTAGVLRTLAPDIVGLQEVDRIAERSGKVDEARVLGESLGLNHAFGRFMDFQGGAYGLAVLSRYPITLARELRLPDGNEPRVALAVDVRLPDGRPLTIVNLHFDWVDDDGFRFAQAQKLTEFLDALTQPYILLGDFNDEPESRTLGLFTTRAAEATKPRDNRLTFSSTKPVKEIDFIFMAPRQAWTADEVRVIDEPVASDHRPLLAVLTLRNLGRAHPPIKPPKIIR from the coding sequence ATGTACAACCCGTCGGTCCATCTCATCGCGTGTGGAGTCGTCCTGGCCGCCATCTGCGCGTCCGCTGCAGGAGTGGGCCTGACGCCGCAATCTGCGACCTCCCTCCGCGTCGTCAGCTACAACATCAAACACGGTCGAGGGAACGACAACGCGGTGGACCTCATGCGCACTGCGGGTGTGTTGCGCACACTCGCGCCTGACATCGTAGGCCTCCAGGAAGTCGATCGAATCGCCGAGCGCAGCGGCAAGGTGGATGAAGCCCGCGTGTTGGGTGAATCGCTGGGTCTCAACCACGCCTTCGGCCGGTTCATGGATTTCCAGGGCGGCGCGTACGGCTTGGCGGTGTTGTCGCGCTACCCCATCACGCTCGCGCGCGAACTGCGCCTCCCCGACGGCAACGAGCCTCGCGTGGCCCTGGCGGTGGACGTCCGGTTGCCTGACGGCCGGCCCCTCACGATCGTCAACCTCCATTTCGACTGGGTGGACGATGATGGATTCCGGTTTGCGCAGGCGCAGAAGCTCACGGAGTTTCTGGACGCGCTGACACAGCCTTACATCCTGCTCGGGGACTTCAACGACGAACCTGAATCCCGCACGCTGGGCCTCTTTACCACGCGGGCGGCGGAGGCCACCAAGCCGCGCGATAACCGCCTGACGTTCTCGTCCACCAAGCCGGTGAAAGAAATTGACTTCATCTTCATGGCGCCGCGCCAGGCCTGGACCGCCGATGAGGTGCGGGTCATCGACGAGCCAGTGGCCTCAGACCACCGGCCTCTGCTGGCGGTGCTGACACTGCGCAATCTGGGGCGCGCTCACCCGCCGATAAAGCCGCCAAAAATCATCAGGTAG
- a CDS encoding DUF305 domain-containing protein produces MTVTSIRTILAGILVATSASACQSAARPPAMAAPRPGAVPLAPLVDPEARPELVRQPYSAADVKFMQGMIPHHAQAVVMAGWAPTNGASPTVQLMCERMLISQRDEIAFMRTWLRDRAQEVPAADATHMKMNHDGMVHDMLMPGMLNEGEMAALKKARGKDFDRLFLVGMIKHHQGAIGMVQELFASHGAAQDDFVYLFAADVQADQEAEIERMQQLLETLGGGR; encoded by the coding sequence ATGACTGTGACGTCCATTCGCACCATTTTGGCTGGAATCCTGGTGGCCACCTCGGCGTCCGCGTGCCAAAGCGCGGCCCGCCCCCCGGCGATGGCCGCGCCGCGGCCCGGCGCCGTGCCCCTCGCCCCGCTTGTGGACCCTGAAGCCCGGCCCGAACTGGTCCGCCAGCCATACAGCGCGGCGGACGTGAAGTTCATGCAGGGCATGATTCCCCATCACGCGCAGGCCGTGGTCATGGCCGGGTGGGCTCCGACGAACGGCGCGAGCCCGACCGTCCAGTTGATGTGTGAGCGCATGCTCATCAGCCAACGCGACGAAATCGCCTTCATGCGTACGTGGCTGCGAGACCGGGCACAGGAGGTGCCTGCCGCCGACGCGACGCACATGAAGATGAATCACGACGGCATGGTGCACGACATGCTGATGCCGGGCATGCTGAACGAAGGCGAAATGGCCGCGCTCAAGAAAGCGCGCGGCAAGGATTTCGATCGACTGTTTCTGGTGGGGATGATCAAACACCACCAGGGCGCCATTGGCATGGTGCAGGAACTGTTCGCGTCACACGGCGCGGCACAGGACGACTTTGTGTACTTGTTCGCGGCAGATGTGCAGGCCGACCAGGAAGCGGAAATAGAACGCATGCAACAGCTGCTTGAGACCCTTGGAGGAGGACGTTGA
- a CDS encoding SurA N-terminal domain-containing protein: MERALLTRSIVAGVVVGALVFTGACGGANSAAPASADVWAVVNGKELRRDHVERLYRTMLDPGAPAPTDEEALGAKLGILEDMIQDEILLARAAALKVEPTADEVAKAVADQRGALSEEAFTKQLGDRRITMDEFREEVRREIMVRKVVEKEVTEKIVIADDEVTAFFDKNRAQFNILERQYHLAQIVVNSQPNAQVGNRRNDDAATPEQAQRKVTMLTERLRTGDNFAELAADFSEDQQSAGNGGDIGFVPQSRIDQAPPQLRQAVMAMKPGQVSTVTAGPQVTILALVAVQEPGQREISDPEVKEAIRSGLKDRRTQLLQTAYMSRIRNEATIVNHLAKTLVDGVGKAPDAAISK; encoded by the coding sequence ATGGAGAGAGCGTTGCTGACCCGATCGATTGTTGCTGGTGTGGTGGTGGGAGCCCTGGTGTTCACCGGGGCGTGCGGCGGGGCCAATTCGGCCGCGCCGGCGTCTGCCGACGTGTGGGCGGTCGTGAACGGCAAGGAATTGCGCCGCGATCACGTGGAGCGCCTGTATCGGACGATGCTCGATCCGGGGGCGCCCGCGCCAACCGACGAGGAGGCCCTGGGCGCAAAACTGGGCATTCTGGAAGACATGATTCAGGACGAAATCCTCCTGGCCCGGGCGGCGGCGCTGAAGGTTGAGCCGACCGCCGACGAGGTGGCCAAGGCTGTGGCCGACCAGCGCGGCGCGCTCTCCGAAGAGGCGTTTACCAAGCAACTTGGCGACCGCCGAATCACGATGGACGAGTTTCGCGAGGAAGTCCGCCGCGAGATCATGGTCCGCAAGGTCGTCGAAAAGGAAGTGACCGAAAAAATCGTCATTGCTGACGACGAAGTGACGGCGTTTTTCGACAAGAACCGCGCGCAGTTCAACATCCTCGAGCGCCAGTATCATCTTGCGCAGATCGTGGTGAACTCGCAGCCGAACGCTCAGGTGGGGAACCGCAGGAATGACGACGCCGCCACGCCCGAACAGGCGCAGCGCAAGGTGACGATGCTGACGGAACGCCTGAGAACGGGCGACAACTTCGCGGAGCTTGCGGCGGACTTCTCGGAAGACCAGCAGTCAGCCGGAAACGGCGGCGACATCGGCTTTGTGCCGCAGTCGCGCATCGATCAGGCGCCCCCGCAATTGCGTCAGGCCGTCATGGCCATGAAGCCCGGGCAGGTCAGCACGGTGACCGCCGGTCCCCAGGTCACCATCCTCGCGCTCGTCGCGGTGCAGGAGCCTGGACAGCGCGAGATCAGCGACCCTGAAGTGAAGGAAGCGATTCGCTCGGGCCTCAAAGACCGTCGCACGCAGTTGCTGCAGACCGCGTACATGAGCCGCATCCGCAACGAGGCGACCATCGTCAACCACCTTGCCAAGACGCTGGTGGACGGCGTGGGCAAGGCCCCGGACGCAGCCATTAGCAAATGA
- a CDS encoding response regulator transcription factor yields the protein MRVLIADDEEVSRNGLRALLAAEPDVTIVGEAATGEGTEELLRTHDVDVLILDIQMPQKTGLDVVAGIDPAQLPLVIFATAHDEHAIRAFELHALDYLVKPYREDRLREAIGRARALVGRRHLGQFRQRVGVWVAAQPAYPSRIRIEERERIRFVAVRDIQWIEAQDYCVLLHLAGERILRRGTLKQFLRTIDPASMVRVHRSAAVNIRHVRELTITVSGGLVARVTSGAEVPVARTCREALEERLRALP from the coding sequence ATGCGCGTGCTGATCGCCGACGACGAGGAGGTGTCGCGGAATGGGCTGCGAGCTCTTTTGGCCGCTGAGCCTGACGTGACCATTGTCGGTGAAGCGGCGACCGGCGAAGGCACCGAAGAGCTGTTACGGACGCACGACGTGGACGTGCTCATCCTGGACATCCAGATGCCGCAGAAGACTGGCCTGGACGTGGTCGCCGGGATTGACCCAGCGCAACTGCCGCTGGTCATCTTTGCGACGGCGCACGACGAACACGCCATCCGCGCCTTTGAGTTGCACGCCCTCGACTATCTGGTGAAGCCGTACCGCGAGGATCGGTTGCGCGAAGCGATTGGCCGCGCGCGCGCCCTTGTGGGACGCCGGCACCTCGGCCAGTTCCGTCAGCGCGTGGGGGTCTGGGTGGCGGCGCAGCCGGCCTACCCTTCCAGAATCCGCATCGAGGAGCGTGAACGCATCCGGTTTGTGGCGGTGCGAGACATCCAGTGGATCGAAGCGCAGGACTACTGCGTGCTGTTGCACCTCGCCGGTGAACGTATCCTGCGGCGTGGCACGTTGAAGCAGTTCCTCCGGACCATCGACCCGGCGTCCATGGTCCGGGTCCACAGGTCAGCCGCCGTCAACATCCGGCATGTCAGGGAACTCACCATTACGGTCAGCGGTGGACTGGTCGCGCGTGTGACCTCTGGCGCGGAAGTGCCGGTCGCGCGTACGTGCCGTGAAGCACTGGAGGAACGGCTTCGGGCACTCCCCTAG
- a CDS encoding histidine kinase, which translates to MRHRFRYAAISILIASVPIVLTVLGRRESTEPGEIAEPLFEMIVYGIAQWYPWTIIAPFIDWRVRRSRPDRLIDRARTLAEHVLLWATFATAHGLLYQATVNAVSTMAIRELPRVSRQYWPDAILYTAIAGGFMIAESRRRQTEVAERLRAEVAEARLDALRQQLNPHFLFNTLNHIVMQLRTHHVEPAQRMLLALSDLLRDVLRERAQVIPLRDEVRIVERYLEIERERFGDRLQAQVTFEPKALDALVPSLILQPLLENAMRHGVSASDGCCRLVLTARIREQRLIIDVQDAGPGMETKASGDSPGVGLKNTSERLRYLYGSDHTFTLRTLEGGGLLVSLDLPFRRA; encoded by the coding sequence ATGCGCCACCGGTTTCGTTACGCGGCCATCAGCATTCTGATCGCCTCCGTGCCCATCGTCCTCACGGTGCTGGGCAGGCGAGAGTCGACCGAGCCGGGGGAGATCGCCGAGCCGCTGTTTGAGATGATCGTCTACGGTATCGCCCAGTGGTATCCGTGGACGATCATCGCGCCGTTCATCGACTGGCGGGTGCGGCGATCGCGACCGGATCGGCTGATCGATCGTGCGCGCACTCTGGCCGAACATGTGTTGCTTTGGGCGACCTTTGCCACGGCGCACGGCCTTCTCTACCAGGCCACGGTCAACGCGGTTTCCACAATGGCGATCCGTGAACTTCCGCGAGTGTCGCGGCAATACTGGCCGGACGCGATCCTGTACACCGCGATTGCGGGAGGCTTCATGATCGCGGAGTCTCGGCGGCGGCAGACCGAAGTGGCCGAGCGGCTGCGCGCTGAAGTCGCCGAGGCGCGCCTTGATGCACTCAGGCAGCAACTCAATCCGCACTTTCTCTTCAACACGCTCAACCACATCGTGATGCAACTGCGCACACACCACGTCGAGCCGGCGCAGCGGATGCTGCTGGCCCTCAGTGATCTGCTCCGCGATGTGCTTCGCGAACGAGCCCAGGTCATTCCCCTGCGAGACGAAGTGCGCATCGTCGAGCGTTATCTGGAAATCGAACGCGAACGGTTTGGCGACCGGCTGCAGGCGCAGGTCACGTTCGAGCCGAAGGCACTCGACGCCCTTGTGCCGAGCCTGATTCTGCAGCCACTGCTGGAGAATGCGATGCGCCACGGCGTGTCCGCTTCGGATGGGTGCTGCCGGCTGGTGCTGACCGCTCGCATACGAGAGCAGCGACTCATCATCGATGTGCAGGATGCCGGCCCCGGGATGGAAACAAAAGCCAGCGGGGATTCCCCTGGTGTCGGCTTGAAGAACACATCCGAGCGATTGCGGTATCTGTACGGCTCCGACCACACCTTCACCCTCCGTACGCTCGAGGGCGGCGGCCTGCTCGTGTCGCTCGACCTCCCCTTCAGGCGGGCATGA